In one Chitinophaga sancti genomic region, the following are encoded:
- the nadA gene encoding quinolinate synthase NadA yields MIRELEIAKKDLQRKGFLDLPVDSRLDLFDEIERLKKEKNAIVLAHYYQEPDIQDVADYIGDSLGLSQQAAKTDADIIVFAGVHFMAETAKILSPQKKVLLPDLKAGCSLADSAPPELFRKFKEKHPDHLVISYINCSAGIKALSDIICTSSNAEKILDSLPKDQQIIFAPDRNLGAYLAKKTGRNMLLWNGACMVHEIFSLEKITRLKIRHPKAKVLAHPECEAAVLDIADYIGSTTGILNFSKKDDAREYIVVTETGILHQMQKENPGKTFIPAPPNNACACNDCPHMKLNTLEKLYLCMEYETPEITMNEELRIAAKKPIERMLEISAQAGL; encoded by the coding sequence ATGATAAGGGAGCTCGAAATCGCAAAAAAAGATTTGCAACGAAAAGGTTTTTTGGATTTGCCGGTCGATTCACGTTTGGATCTGTTTGATGAAATCGAAAGATTGAAAAAGGAAAAAAATGCAATCGTCCTCGCGCACTATTATCAGGAACCAGATATCCAGGATGTAGCAGATTACATCGGTGACAGTCTCGGACTTAGTCAACAGGCTGCCAAAACCGATGCTGATATAATCGTTTTTGCCGGTGTGCACTTCATGGCCGAAACCGCAAAAATTCTGAGTCCGCAGAAAAAAGTCCTCTTACCTGACCTGAAAGCGGGTTGCTCACTGGCCGACAGCGCACCTCCTGAGCTGTTCCGCAAATTCAAAGAAAAACATCCAGACCACCTGGTTATTTCCTACATCAACTGTTCTGCCGGGATAAAAGCCCTCAGCGATATCATCTGTACCTCCTCTAATGCCGAAAAGATCCTCGATAGTCTCCCCAAGGACCAGCAGATCATTTTTGCCCCCGACAGGAATTTAGGGGCTTATTTGGCCAAGAAAACGGGTAGGAACATGTTACTCTGGAACGGGGCATGTATGGTGCACGAGATCTTCTCCCTGGAAAAGATCACCCGACTCAAGATCCGCCATCCAAAAGCCAAAGTCCTGGCGCATCCTGAATGTGAAGCAGCTGTGCTCGATATCGCAGACTATATTGGCTCTACCACCGGGATCCTGAATTTTTCTAAGAAAGATGATGCCAGGGAATACATCGTGGTAACCGAAACCGGAATTCTCCACCAGATGCAGAAAGAGAACCCGGGCAAAACTTTTATTCCTGCACCACCCAACAATGCATGTGCTTGTAATGACTGTCCACACATGAAACTCAATACGCTGGAAAAGCTTTACCTCTGCATGGAATATGAAACCCCGGAAATAACCATGAACGAAGAACTCCGTATAGCAGCTAAAAAGCCTATTGAACGGATGCTGGAGATTAGTGCACAGGCTGGTTTATAA
- a CDS encoding SDR family oxidoreductase, whose translation MEKIIIAGGTSGIGLATAKLFAEKGAFVIVTGRSEDKLAKAREVNPGINAISLDNTDNTSLKEFFARTGHFHHLILTLSSAKGAGLFATMDLAELRAGFDGKFWPHLQTIQAALPYIDKNGSITIISAASATAVLPGTSGLAAINGALEMMVPILAKELKPLRFNAVSPGVIDTEWWDFLNKEERKATFESYAKGIGVGRIGNPQDVSNLIETVVNNSYINGTVLHVNGGLL comes from the coding sequence ATGGAAAAAATAATCATCGCCGGTGGTACATCCGGAATTGGACTGGCAACCGCCAAACTCTTTGCAGAAAAAGGCGCCTTTGTAATTGTAACCGGCCGTAGTGAGGATAAATTAGCGAAAGCCCGAGAGGTGAATCCAGGTATAAACGCTATCTCCCTGGACAATACTGATAACACCAGCCTGAAAGAATTCTTCGCACGGACTGGCCACTTTCATCACCTAATCCTTACGCTTAGCAGTGCTAAAGGTGCCGGACTGTTCGCAACTATGGATCTGGCTGAGCTACGTGCCGGCTTCGATGGTAAATTCTGGCCACATCTGCAGACAATACAGGCCGCTCTCCCATATATTGATAAGAACGGCAGTATTACAATCATCAGCGCCGCATCCGCCACCGCTGTATTGCCTGGTACCTCCGGATTGGCTGCCATCAATGGCGCACTGGAAATGATGGTGCCTATCCTTGCCAAGGAATTAAAACCTTTACGCTTCAACGCAGTATCACCCGGTGTGATCGATACTGAATGGTGGGATTTTCTAAACAAGGAGGAGCGGAAAGCCACCTTTGAAAGCTACGCAAAGGGCATAGGCGTAGGCCGGATAGGTAATCCACAGGATGTGTCTAACCTGATCGAAACAGTTGTGAATAATTCATACATAAACGGCACAGTGCTCCATGTAAATGGTGGTCTATTGTGA
- a CDS encoding AraC family transcriptional regulator has translation MPSSNSLPTHHLDPFHKERHRTSTNAIFGYNNLPVQHQIQGFELYSSEGMIPDYGPAKSTFYRVGITLKGTIHMQLGLEHFDIAPLSLTFSIPGQVHSKSNASPDIFGYYILFSPTFLEGLLNHLNMSAEFPFYDYCGSQLLQCNEQEINEIVSFIEKIDGELQSDNTGKVTAIKMYLYLLLLTAKRSYERQLPLNNVSPTTHMVTQFHKLVSQHFLQFRQVSDYARMLNVTPNHLNRVVKNTTNRTASDAIQEMLVQEAKVLLQNTALSISEISYQLDFSEPAAFNHFFRKLTGGTPLGYRSMS, from the coding sequence ATGCCTTCATCCAATTCTTTACCCACCCACCATCTGGATCCGTTTCATAAAGAACGTCATCGGACTTCCACCAATGCGATCTTTGGGTATAACAATTTACCGGTACAACATCAAATTCAGGGATTCGAGTTGTACTCCTCAGAAGGCATGATACCAGATTATGGTCCGGCAAAATCTACATTCTACAGAGTAGGGATTACCCTGAAGGGAACTATCCATATGCAACTAGGCCTGGAACATTTCGATATTGCACCTCTCAGTCTAACCTTCTCCATCCCCGGACAAGTGCATAGTAAATCAAACGCAAGTCCAGACATCTTCGGGTATTATATATTATTCTCCCCTACCTTTCTCGAAGGCCTGCTCAACCATCTGAATATGAGCGCCGAATTTCCGTTCTACGACTATTGCGGCTCACAGCTACTTCAATGCAACGAACAGGAAATCAATGAAATAGTAAGTTTCATCGAAAAAATAGACGGAGAATTACAATCAGATAACACTGGTAAGGTCACCGCGATCAAAATGTACCTCTATCTCCTGCTCTTGACAGCCAAAAGATCTTATGAAAGGCAGCTGCCTTTGAATAATGTCTCTCCAACTACGCATATGGTAACCCAGTTTCATAAACTGGTGAGCCAACACTTTTTACAATTCAGGCAAGTGAGTGACTACGCCCGTATGTTAAACGTCACCCCCAACCACCTGAATAGAGTGGTGAAAAATACAACCAACCGCACTGCGTCAGATGCTATCCAGGAAATGCTGGTACAGGAGGCAAAAGTGTTATTACAAAATACTGCCTTATCCATTTCAGAAATCTCCTATCAATTAGATTTTAGCGAACCAGCGGCATTCAATCATTTCTTCCGGAAATTGACCGGAGGCACTCCGCTTGGCTACAGGAGTATGAGCTGA
- a CDS encoding FeoA family protein: MKKSAIKLSSLAIGKSAVITAFESDDLHIKLMEMGCVPGETVKIEKIAPLGDPISIMVAGYNLSLRKTEADYIWVEELS, encoded by the coding sequence ATGAAAAAAAGTGCGATTAAATTGTCCTCCCTTGCCATAGGAAAAAGTGCCGTGATTACTGCTTTCGAAAGTGATGACCTACATATCAAGTTGATGGAAATGGGTTGTGTGCCTGGTGAAACAGTAAAGATTGAAAAAATTGCACCCCTCGGAGATCCCATCTCAATTATGGTAGCCGGATATAATCTTTCCCTCCGTAAAACTGAAGCAGACTATATCTGGGTTGAAGAGCTTTCCTGA
- the ybeY gene encoding rRNA maturation RNase YbeY: protein MAINFTSHEVKVNLKDKTRLKAYIKEKFIREGQQVKNLQYVFCSDDYLLEINQQFLQHDTYTDIVTFELGTDPKVTEGEIYISIDRVKENADKFKVSVEQELHRVIFHGALHLCGYKDKSKEQSAKMRAKENECLNEYLGVKL, encoded by the coding sequence ATGGCGATCAATTTTACTTCCCATGAGGTAAAGGTAAACCTGAAGGATAAAACAAGGTTAAAGGCATACATAAAGGAGAAGTTTATAAGAGAAGGGCAGCAGGTGAAGAATTTGCAGTATGTATTTTGCTCAGATGATTACCTTTTAGAAATCAATCAGCAGTTTTTGCAGCACGATACCTATACGGATATTGTGACTTTTGAATTGGGTACGGATCCAAAGGTGACGGAAGGGGAGATCTATATTAGTATAGATAGGGTGAAGGAAAATGCGGATAAGTTCAAGGTTTCTGTAGAACAGGAATTGCACAGGGTGATATTTCATGGTGCCTTGCATTTATGTGGATACAAGGACAAGTCAAAGGAGCAGTCAGCTAAGATGCGGGCGAAGGAAAATGAATGTTTGAATGAATATTTGGGTGTGAAATTATAA
- the mnmG gene encoding tRNA uridine-5-carboxymethylaminomethyl(34) synthesis enzyme MnmG encodes MFPSYDVIVVGAGHAGCEAAASAANMGSKVLLVTMNMQTIAQMSCNPAMGGIAKGQIVREIDAMGGYSGIVTDQSMIQFRMLNRSKGPAMWSPRTQNDRMLFAAKWREALEQTPNVDFYQDMVKGLLVKDGICYGVVTGLGHEIKAKSVVLTNGTFLNGVMHIGDKQFGGGRVAEKAATGITEQLVSLGFESDRLKTGTPPRIDARSLDYSKMEEQKGDDVITGFSYLDIEKIKPEQQRSCFITYTSDEVHEMLKTGFDRSPMFQGRIQGRGPRYCPSIEDKINRFAERDRHQLFVEPEGWNTVEIYVNGFSTSLPEDVQYKALQLVPGFENVKMFRPGYAIEYDYFPPTQLSFSLETKHIQNLFFAGQINGTTGYEEAACQGLMAGINAHLKATGQAPFVLKRSEAYIGVLIDDLINKGTDEPYRMFTSRAEFRTLLRQDNADLRLTERSHKIGLAGENRMEKVNVKSAGVEKIKAILKELPIDPEDINHFMVEKNTSPLTQRIRAYQILLRPSMDIFSMRDNVTKMKNAMAPFDDETLEQAEIQIKYEVYIEKENELVKRMSQLEDLVIPDSFDYTKLVSLSAEAKQKFNKIRPRTLGQASRISGVNPSDVQILMVYMGR; translated from the coding sequence ATGTTTCCATCTTACGATGTTATAGTGGTAGGTGCAGGACATGCCGGTTGCGAAGCTGCGGCATCTGCTGCGAATATGGGTTCAAAGGTTCTTTTGGTAACCATGAACATGCAGACTATTGCCCAAATGAGTTGCAACCCTGCGATGGGTGGTATCGCTAAAGGACAAATAGTTAGAGAGATAGATGCCATGGGTGGATACTCTGGTATCGTGACTGACCAGTCCATGATCCAGTTCCGTATGTTGAACAGATCCAAGGGGCCTGCAATGTGGAGCCCCCGTACCCAAAATGATAGAATGCTCTTTGCTGCAAAGTGGAGAGAAGCTTTGGAACAAACCCCCAATGTAGACTTCTATCAGGACATGGTGAAAGGCCTCCTTGTAAAAGATGGCATTTGCTATGGTGTGGTGACAGGCCTCGGTCACGAAATAAAAGCAAAATCTGTCGTGCTCACCAACGGAACTTTTCTGAATGGTGTAATGCACATCGGCGATAAACAATTCGGTGGAGGTCGCGTAGCCGAAAAAGCAGCTACCGGTATCACCGAACAATTGGTTTCCCTTGGATTCGAAAGTGATCGTCTTAAAACAGGAACACCCCCACGTATCGATGCCAGAAGCCTGGATTATTCTAAAATGGAAGAACAAAAAGGTGATGATGTCATCACCGGTTTCTCCTACCTGGATATAGAAAAGATAAAACCTGAACAACAAAGAAGTTGCTTTATCACCTACACAAGTGATGAAGTACATGAAATGCTGAAGACTGGTTTTGATCGTTCGCCTATGTTCCAGGGTAGAATACAGGGTAGGGGCCCCCGTTATTGTCCAAGTATCGAAGACAAAATAAACAGGTTCGCCGAAAGAGACAGACACCAACTGTTCGTAGAACCAGAAGGTTGGAACACAGTCGAAATATATGTGAACGGATTTTCTACCTCCCTTCCGGAGGATGTTCAATATAAAGCCCTGCAATTAGTGCCGGGTTTTGAGAATGTAAAGATGTTCCGTCCAGGATATGCCATCGAGTATGACTACTTCCCACCAACCCAGTTAAGCTTCTCCCTGGAGACTAAACATATTCAAAACCTGTTCTTCGCAGGTCAGATAAATGGTACTACCGGGTATGAGGAAGCAGCATGTCAGGGTCTGATGGCAGGTATCAATGCTCACCTCAAGGCAACAGGTCAGGCTCCTTTTGTATTAAAAAGAAGTGAAGCATACATTGGAGTACTCATCGATGACCTGATCAACAAGGGTACCGATGAACCTTATCGTATGTTTACCTCCCGTGCAGAATTCAGAACACTGCTCCGCCAGGATAATGCCGATCTGCGGCTGACTGAACGGAGTCATAAAATTGGTTTGGCTGGTGAAAACCGGATGGAAAAAGTAAACGTAAAATCAGCAGGAGTAGAAAAAATAAAAGCAATCCTGAAAGAATTGCCGATCGATCCGGAAGATATTAATCACTTTATGGTAGAGAAAAATACTTCTCCACTTACCCAAAGGATCCGTGCTTATCAGATTTTACTGCGTCCATCTATGGATATTTTCTCCATGAGGGATAATGTAACGAAGATGAAAAATGCCATGGCACCATTCGATGATGAAACTTTGGAACAGGCAGAGATCCAGATCAAGTATGAAGTATACATCGAGAAGGAAAATGAACTGGTAAAAAGAATGAGCCAACTCGAAGATCTGGTCATTCCCGATAGCTTTGATTATACAAAATTGGTTTCACTGAGTGCCGAAGCAAAACAGAAATTTAATAAAATCAGACCCCGTACCCTGGGCCAGGCATCCAGAATTAGTGGCGTAAATCCTAGTGATGTTCAGATTTTGATGGTGTATATGGGTAGGTAA
- a CDS encoding lactonase family protein — protein MIKVLLTSTALLLSSTLLAQTDSSSAEKYLLIGAYTKTSDEGISVYAFNTQTGAFRFVSTAPNVENPSYLVISPDHKYVYAVNETNGNKPGNVSAFSWDTISGQLNFLNKQASGGDDPCYITTDQDGKYVVVANYSGGSFSILPVKADGRLEAPVQTIEHTGSGPNKERQEKPHVHCVYFSPDHQQLYVSDLGIDQVAIYNYRQGDVQPLVPANPGFVPFPPGSGPRHLVFHPNGKWVYVVHELDGKITSFQYDKGKLTPFQAVSILPDNFKGKSWAADLHISSDGKFLYATNRDPLNNILTFSINAKTGTLLKKGETPTGGKTPRNFVIDPTGNYLLVAHQGSNNVTVFKRDKVTGLLKKQKGELKTTSPVCLKFIGSN, from the coding sequence ATGATCAAAGTCTTACTCACCAGCACAGCTTTACTATTGTCTTCTACTTTGCTTGCTCAAACAGACAGTTCCTCTGCTGAAAAATATTTACTCATCGGTGCCTATACCAAAACATCCGATGAGGGGATCAGCGTCTATGCCTTCAACACCCAAACCGGTGCCTTCCGGTTTGTAAGCACTGCACCAAATGTAGAGAACCCATCTTACCTGGTTATTTCGCCGGATCACAAATATGTATATGCCGTGAACGAAACGAATGGAAATAAACCTGGCAACGTAAGTGCATTTAGTTGGGATACCATTTCCGGCCAACTCAACTTTTTAAATAAACAAGCTTCCGGTGGTGACGATCCTTGTTATATCACTACCGACCAGGATGGAAAATATGTAGTCGTTGCGAATTACTCCGGAGGTAGTTTTTCCATCTTGCCGGTAAAAGCAGATGGTCGCCTCGAAGCACCCGTACAAACGATTGAACATACCGGATCCGGACCTAACAAAGAACGCCAGGAAAAACCACACGTACACTGTGTGTATTTTAGTCCGGACCATCAACAATTATATGTCTCCGACCTGGGCATTGACCAGGTAGCCATATATAATTATCGACAGGGCGATGTGCAACCACTGGTACCTGCCAATCCTGGTTTCGTTCCATTCCCTCCGGGTTCAGGTCCGCGTCACCTGGTATTTCACCCCAATGGAAAATGGGTATATGTGGTGCATGAACTGGATGGAAAAATTACTTCTTTCCAGTATGACAAAGGAAAGCTGACACCCTTCCAGGCAGTGTCCATCCTCCCGGACAATTTCAAAGGAAAATCATGGGCTGCTGACCTCCACATTTCGTCCGATGGCAAGTTTTTGTATGCGACCAATCGTGATCCGCTGAATAATATTCTCACCTTTTCTATCAATGCAAAAACCGGTACCCTGCTGAAAAAAGGAGAGACACCTACAGGTGGAAAAACACCGAGAAATTTTGTGATCGATCCTACTGGTAATTACCTGCTGGTCGCACATCAGGGCTCAAATAATGTAACTGTTTTCAAAAGAGATAAAGTAACCGGACTGCTTAAAAAACAGAAGGGAGAACTCAAGACAACAAGTCCGGTTTGTTTGAAATTCATAGGCAGTAATTAG
- the cls gene encoding cardiolipin synthase, giving the protein MYQVLYFLWGTDWHIAIKIFGYVLIGLSFIGVVSTILLENRNPVKALSYIMLLVFVPILGLIVYYYLGRDLRKRRRFTLKGSKDETLMLRYWESQRREIEHMQLALRHHVASKQEISAMLLNTRNSVLSQNNKVQILINGEEKFPAVMKALREAKHHIHIEYYIFAADDVGNEVASILVEKLKEGIEVRFVYDDLGCSDIGDIPDLLEEHGAEVFKFSPVLINFYLNANYRNHRKIIVIDGSIGFTGGINMDDRYLNNGKHPVFWRDTHLQLEGDVVNLLQLQFMMSYRYCSKNTFPFGDPYFHRSRIKEHCFADIVASGPDSDFPMSMQTILMAINVARRSIRISNPYFIPNDQILSALQMAALAGKTVELLIPSRSDSFFVQHAAQSYVKPMLDAGAKVYFYQKGFIHAKTIVVDDNLAIVGTVNLDNRSFYLNSEIAVVVYDRPVVHRLNAAFEQDLQDAVQIERRSWKNRSIWQRFIDAVCRLLTPLL; this is encoded by the coding sequence GTGTATCAAGTCTTATATTTTCTCTGGGGCACAGACTGGCACATCGCCATCAAGATCTTCGGCTATGTATTGATCGGCCTCTCCTTTATAGGGGTTGTCAGCACTATCCTGCTGGAAAACCGTAACCCTGTTAAGGCATTGTCTTACATCATGTTACTGGTGTTCGTGCCCATCCTCGGCCTGATCGTATACTACTACCTGGGTCGCGATCTCCGCAAACGTCGCCGCTTCACACTGAAAGGCAGTAAGGATGAAACCCTGATGCTAAGGTACTGGGAATCACAGCGTAGAGAAATTGAACACATGCAGCTCGCGCTTCGCCACCATGTGGCCAGTAAACAGGAGATCTCCGCTATGTTATTGAATACCAGGAACTCCGTCCTTTCTCAAAATAATAAGGTCCAGATCTTAATCAATGGTGAGGAGAAGTTCCCGGCTGTGATGAAAGCTCTCCGGGAAGCCAAACATCATATTCACATCGAGTACTACATTTTTGCTGCAGATGATGTAGGCAATGAGGTAGCCAGCATACTCGTAGAGAAATTGAAGGAAGGAATAGAAGTCAGATTTGTGTACGATGACCTGGGCTGCAGTGATATTGGAGACATCCCTGATCTGCTGGAAGAACATGGTGCTGAAGTATTTAAGTTCTCTCCTGTACTCATCAATTTTTACCTGAATGCAAACTATCGTAATCACCGCAAGATCATTGTCATAGATGGCAGCATTGGTTTCACGGGAGGTATCAATATGGATGACCGCTATCTCAATAATGGCAAGCATCCTGTATTCTGGAGAGATACACATTTACAGCTGGAAGGCGATGTAGTCAATCTATTGCAATTGCAGTTCATGATGAGTTATCGTTATTGCAGCAAGAACACTTTTCCCTTCGGTGATCCCTACTTCCATCGTTCCCGTATTAAGGAACATTGTTTTGCAGACATCGTCGCAAGCGGACCCGATTCAGATTTTCCCATGTCTATGCAGACTATCCTCATGGCGATTAATGTAGCCAGGAGAAGTATCCGCATCAGCAATCCTTATTTTATTCCTAATGACCAGATATTGAGTGCATTGCAAATGGCTGCGCTGGCGGGAAAGACCGTTGAGTTATTAATTCCCTCACGAAGCGATTCGTTTTTTGTACAACACGCTGCACAGTCATATGTAAAGCCAATGCTGGATGCAGGAGCGAAAGTATATTTTTATCAGAAAGGATTTATTCACGCCAAGACGATAGTAGTGGATGATAACCTGGCGATAGTAGGCACTGTAAATCTTGATAACAGAAGCTTTTACCTGAACAGTGAAATTGCTGTTGTCGTATATGACAGACCGGTAGTACATAGGTTAAACGCCGCCTTCGAACAGGATTTGCAGGATGCCGTTCAGATCGAAAGGCGCAGCTGGAAAAACCGTTCTATATGGCAGCGTTTTATTGATGCGGTGTGCAGGTTGCTGACACCCTTATTGTAG